TGTGGATGAACTGGAGAGGAGGATGTGGAGGGATAAATTAAGGCTAAAAAGGCTCAAGGAAATGAACAAGGGGAAAGAAGGTGTAGATTCTGACAAACAGCGGCAATCGCAAGAGCAGGCGAGGAGGAAGAAGATGTCCAGGGCGCAAGATGGGATCTTGAAATACATGTTAAAGATGATGGAAGTTTGCAAAGCTCAAGGTTTCGTCTATGGGATTATACCAGAGAAAGGAAAGCCTGTGAGTGGTGCCTCTGATAATCTCAGAGAGTGGTGGAAGGATAGAGTCAGATTTGACCGTAATGGGCCAGCCGCTATAGTGAAATATAAGGCAGATAATGAGATCCCTGGAAAGGATGAAGGCTCTAGTCTTTTTGGCCCTACTCCACATACCTTGCAGGAGCTCCAAGATACAACCCTCGGCTCGCTGTTGTCTGCTTTGATGCAGCACTGTGATCCGCCGCAGAGACGGTTTCCATTGGAGAAAGGTGTGCCACCTCCTTGGTGGCCTAGTGGGAAGGAGGAATGGTGGGTACTGTTAGGTTTGCAGAAGGATAATGGCCCTCCTCCATATAAGAAGCCTCATGATCTGAAGAAGTCCTGGAAGGTGGCAGTTTTAACGGCAGTAATCAAGCATATGTTTCCAGATATTGCAAAGATTCGGAATCTTGTAAGGCAGTCAAAATGCTTGCAAGACAAGATGACGGCCAAAGAGAGCGCAACTTGGCTGGCTATAATCAACCAGGAGGAAGCTTTGGCCAGAGAACTTTACCCGGATCGCTGTCTGCCATTATCTTCATCTGGTGGCAATGGGACGCTTGTTATGAACGATGGTAGTGAGTATGATGTTGAAGGAGCCAACGATGAGTCTAACTTTGAGATGCAAGAGCAAAAGCCGAATCCTGTTATCTTGAATATACCGATGGAGAGTTTCCAAGATCGGCTAACAGTTCAAGTTCAACAACAAGCTCATGCAATCAAAGACGAGTTGATCACGAGTTTCGATTTCTCCAGGAAGAGAAAACCATGCAATGAACTTGACATCATGATGGATCATAAGATATTCACGTGTGAGTTTCTTGGGTGCCCAAATAGCGAACTGCGCCATGGTTTTCAGGACAGAACTTCCAGGGACAACCACCAACTTTCTTGCCCTTGCAAACATTCTCCAGAATTTGCGGTGTCGAACTTCAACTTGAATGAAGTGAAACCAGTCGTCTTTTCACAATCTTTTGTCCAGCCAAAGCCGTCTGCAACACCTGTCAATCCCAACCCACATCCCTTTGATCTCTCAGGACTCGGAGTTCCAGAAGACGGGCAAAGGACAATCAACGATCTTATGTCTTTCTATGATACTAATGTCCAAGGAAACAAGAACTCAAAGTGCCAACAAGGCTACATTCATGGTCAATCAATGATGTTGGAAAATAACATGTTCGAAGACAATAACTTGCCTTCAAATCCATCAATATTTGGTCCACAAGACCGATTCGACCAGTGCAAGATTACAACTTCGCCTTTCACCTCCAACACACCCGAAAATTTCCAACTAATGTTCGGTTCTCCTTTCAGCATCCCAACCGTTGATTACACAGATCATTTTCACGGAGTTCCAAGTACCAATCTCTCGAAGCCGGACCTTGCAATATGGTACTAAGAAACTCACAGCCCCCATCGGGTGGAATTATATCActcatttattattatcatgGTGTTCTCTGTAAAGGCCAAGGCAAGGTTGTAATAAATAAGTGATAGATTTATAAATGTTAGCTTTAATTTCATTCAAGGTTTCTCTATCTGGTATTTGTTTGTACAACCATAATCTGAGGTTTACAAGTCTATTACTGTGTTGTGCAGTTCTATTTCTATGTTGGCTGTGTTTTTTTGTCACTCTTATATAATTTAGTAAACTGGGACAGTAATTCCTGTCTTTTCATTCATTTGAAAACTTTGTTAACTGCAAGAATCAAGCAGGTATGCACATGACAAAagaattcttaaaaaaaattatagcaaATGGCTGGTGTTAGAtcacaattattttatataatcatAAACCTTAAACAATAAATCACTTCACGTTCTGCTGCAGTTTCCCCAGTTAACAAATACAAGTGGTGATGGTTAGATAATGTCAAAGCATGAATTGTCTCCTTGGTAATGGCCAAtaactttaattaaattaaatttttatttatttgttttataatcAAAGCTAAGTTGGATCGGACCAAATATGGAGAAGCTCTACCGATATCTATTTTTCTCCAGAAATCAAGCTTTTTAGTgctataaatgatttttttaattgaagaagaaaaaggagatttttaaatcattctttattataaattatttggtGTGTGATTCTTTCAATCAcgtaataaatattttttttttctcaaggTAATTTTAGAAAGTGTACAATGCAAGGATATGTAGTcccaattattaaattaataacagTTGACCCCAGAGGTATATCGAAGttctacatatatatatatatatatatactaggtATCGCCACCTCAAAAATTGAGGTGTTTACCCAGATTTGTTGTGCAACAAACGATAGGTTTTTAATGTAAAGAtgataaatatatgtttatatttgtATACTTAATATTTAGGAAAAATTTTGATGCATTATATCGTATAAATAATGGTGTTTATAAGAAATCAGGTATAAATTACGTTAAATAGTATATATCTGtaaatagtatttttttaaaccaaaaggAAAAAATTCAGGGGGTCAATAATATGTATATTTTACATTCgaaatgtttgatttgattctaaCATCTATATTTCTCAAAAATAGAGGTTTTTGATTTGTTGAGATAATGaagtgtataaaaatataagtaGAGGCTGAAGAAtttttcatacatttatatcacatttatcatatttttattttgttagatATTGGTAGTGTTGTTAAAACTGAAAAACAAGCTATAGCTAGGCTGCATCTTGCTAGCATAATATTAAGAAAGTCTAGACATGATAAAAACATGATAATTTAcagatattttatgaaaatttttagatATTACATACTTAGAAAGTACAAAACGCCTAGTTATATTCACAATATTACAAGCTTATTTTAATATCTGTTTCCGACCGTTGGATTGTACCTGATAAAAATAAATCCAATAACAAGGTGAGTTAATTCTTATGTATTTACCGGTATCTAATAATagaaatttaattgattttaaacaaaaatattgaGAAAATGTAAGCATATGATCTTAACCTATTGAGNGACCAGGTAGATACATCAGACATTGGCAATTTTATCAGTAACATGTCAAGTGATACACATCTTCAAATGGTTAACAGTAGCTATGtcaacaaaaaaatttggtcaatcaataacaataataatggCTATTTATGTTTTGTAACATAACGAAAGTAAAGCGtcgtaaagaataaataaaaacaagttTCATGAACGTTGGTTTTGTAGAACTTAATCCAGAGTTTCTAGTAGGTCGATATAGATGTTTTGTAATTGAACGTTTTCTAGACGGTAAGATAAATGTTTAGTATTTGTTTAAGTACATACTGGATTTGGCGGATAATGTTGATATCTGGCTCTGTTTCGATATCGGCTGCGTAGTCTAGGagaagaaaaatctttgattcCATATTAAGTGCTCTGCGCAAGATAATGGCCCAAACTGGGTTCGAGTAAAATCTTTTTATTAGGTTTTCGATTTCTTTTTGAAATAGATTGTTGTAGTAACATTGACTGCAGTCGATACATTCACAATAACGGTTGTTTTCCAGTGGACTTGGTTTAGAAGAAGTTCGTGTAGATATTGAAGGagaaatattgaaattttcaaataccTACGTATCGAATAGAAGAAAGTAGATGaatttatatatgttatatGAAGTAACGTGAGTCATAGATGGTTTATGACACATGTTGCGATTGATTTTGGCCACATCAGTACAAGTAGATTAGTCATTTCTAATTATTGACAAATGTTATGACATAATTTAATCCATATATTTCAGTTATCATCATATTATAAATAACTTATTATTTCGTCTCATGAACAAAGCAGGGTTGAAAACATTATTCCTTATAGTGCCAACTGCCACAACTTGTCATAAAttatggttttttttattttctttgaataaattaattatggtaTTTTAGATATTAGTAGAGATTATGGTATTTCTTATAAAGCCACCACTTCAATAGCGGCACTAAGTTATAAtatcaaacaaataaaaaatatctaattttaaGATTGTGTTGTTCGTTGATATACGATACTGTGAAATTAAGCTGACTATAACACCTAAAAAAACCTAATTTAACCTATGATTTGGCAACACTAAGGGTAATGGGAAAGAACTTTTCAAggtaaaaagataaaaaaaaaaagaaaaaagaaaaaactatACATACAACAAAAAACCAAGAGTATTAAATTCTAAACTAATAACGTTGGAATAAAATGCCAAACCTGTATATAGTGCGAGCTGATGAACCAGACATAGTTTTGTTGTATTGAATATTCGTAATGATAGGTCAATATAGCAACCCCAAAATAAACCTACAAGTCAACAAAGAACAACCTATTCAAGCGAAGTAATATACCGATATATCACTTGCCAAGCTCACAAAACAACTTTTAACCAGAGTCAACAGAGGGGAGAGCCTACGGGTTTACAATTTGTCAATTTATTGCTACGGCCTATATTTTTCGACAATAAATTCCCAACTTGATGTATCTATATATAGGCACATTGCTATGTTTCTTatagggttttttttaatatctttaGGTGACATACGTTGAATATCTGTTTCTGTCAAAGCCAAAATGCGTTCTTAGTTGACTGACACCGATTACAAAAGTAGCATTGCTTCGAGTGATGCTGCAtcttagttgatctttttaacaACAAATCAGCACTGTCAAAGTTAGTGGACGAAGGGGAAAAAAATAACAGCTAACAAAATGGAACGGCGCCTGACATTTAGATAAATTTACAAACTTGTAAAACTGTTGAATATTAAAGAAAGCTGAACTTCTAAAGTTTTACCCAAGTATGACATTACTTCAGCCTTTAAccaaccaaaattttttttccagaagATTAATGGTTATTTCTTACCAAAACAGGAGAGGTTGTACACTTGTTGGCGCAAAATGGACATTAGTAAGAAATTTTAATTGATACATTTTGTCAAATAAATGTGAGCCCAATTTTCTAGAATAACGTCAAATATAGCCACAACCTTTTCACAAGTATGCGAAAGAATTTGGAACCCTCATATATAACGCAAGCCAAGACATTTTATAATTTGAAGCCAATATTAGGGGAAAAGCCAAGAACCCAAAGCAACAGCATAAGCACAAAGGTAAAAAAACAATCTAATCACTCAACACTGCTCAATCTCGACAAATAAGAAAGCCTAGACATAAACAAGAGGCAAGCAAACCAAAAGTAGGAAAAGATAGCAAAAACTTCTGCCTAACGAAGAGATTAGAAACAAAACGCGGGACAACGATAACAAATCAAAAGCAATGAAATCGAAAGAAACACAAGAGGAGCANACAACCTTTTCACAAGTATGCGAAAGAATTTGGAACCCTCATATATAACGCAAGCCAAGACATTTTATAATTTGAAGCCAATATTAGGGGAAAAGCCAAGAACCCAAAGCAACAGCATAAGCACAAAGGTAAAAAAACAATCTAATCACTCAACACTGCTCAATCTCGACAAATAAGAAAGCCTAGACATAAACAAGAGGCAAGCAAACCAAAAGTAGGAAAAGATAGCAAAAACTTCTGCCTAA
This genomic interval from Primulina huaijiensis isolate GDHJ02 chromosome 14, ASM1229523v2, whole genome shotgun sequence contains the following:
- the LOC140957028 gene encoding protein ETHYLENE INSENSITIVE 3-like; its protein translation is MMMFEDMGFCGDLEFYSSGPIKGAGLFPPQSAEPEPEPETEQGVEDDYTDEEMDVDELERRMWRDKLRLKRLKEMNKGKEGVDSDKQRQSQEQARRKKMSRAQDGILKYMLKMMEVCKAQGFVYGIIPEKGKPVSGASDNLREWWKDRVRFDRNGPAAIVKYKADNEIPGKDEGSSLFGPTPHTLQELQDTTLGSLLSALMQHCDPPQRRFPLEKGVPPPWWPSGKEEWWVLLGLQKDNGPPPYKKPHDLKKSWKVAVLTAVIKHMFPDIAKIRNLVRQSKCLQDKMTAKESATWLAIINQEEALARELYPDRCLPLSSSGGNGTLVMNDGSEYDVEGANDESNFEMQEQKPNPVILNIPMESFQDRLTVQVQQQAHAIKDELITSFDFSRKRKPCNELDIMMDHKIFTCEFLGCPNSELRHGFQDRTSRDNHQLSCPCKHSPEFAVSNFNLNEVKPVVFSQSFVQPKPSATPVNPNPHPFDLSGLGVPEDGQRTINDLMSFYDTNVQGNKNSKCQQGYIHGQSMMLENNMFEDNNLPSNPSIFGPQDRFDQCKITTSPFTSNTPENFQLMFGSPFSIPTVDYTDHFHGVPSTNLSKPDLAIWY